The following coding sequences lie in one Methylosinus sp. PW1 genomic window:
- a CDS encoding nucleoside 2-deoxyribosyltransferase, with protein MAGPLFTAAERIFNSDLRDALARLLPEVEFVLPQEASDALLPDLEAVAADCFEHVRECDLVLANLDGPDADSGTCVEVGFAIGLGKHVIGFRTDFRAGEVDGVNAMLRYGCNEIVSAPSFSGGIMELARAIAERIGRLKAPMSPEPTEIVRYRLAGDGDDRTYVIPVGRGREFAAICEAISKFWDGGMTGDPPEIPEWAVEVENPFGRLTFSDWRVED; from the coding sequence ATGGCCGGGCCGTTGTTCACCGCCGCCGAGCGGATCTTCAATTCCGATCTGCGGGACGCCCTGGCGCGTCTCCTGCCGGAGGTCGAATTCGTGCTGCCGCAGGAGGCCTCGGACGCCCTGCTTCCCGATCTCGAGGCCGTCGCCGCCGACTGTTTCGAGCATGTCCGTGAGTGCGATCTGGTGCTGGCGAACCTGGACGGGCCCGACGCCGACTCGGGAACCTGCGTCGAAGTCGGCTTCGCGATCGGGCTCGGGAAGCACGTCATCGGCTTCCGCACCGATTTCCGCGCCGGCGAAGTGGACGGCGTTAACGCCATGCTTCGCTACGGCTGCAACGAAATCGTTTCGGCGCCGTCCTTCTCCGGCGGCATCATGGAGCTGGCGCGGGCTATCGCCGAACGGATCGGGCGTTTGAAGGCGCCCATGTCTCCGGAGCCGACCGAAATCGTCAGATATCGTCTCGCCGGCGACGGGGACGACCGCACCTATGTCATCCCGGTCGGTCGCGGCAGAGAGTTCGCGGCGATCTGCGAAGCGATCTCGAAATTCTGGGACGGCGGCATGACAGGCGATCCACCGGAGATTCCCGAGTGGGCCGTTGAAGTCGAGAATCCCTTTGGACGGCTGACGTTCTCGGATTGGAGGGTCGAGGATTGA
- a CDS encoding DUF1937 family protein has product MPLSLIGTRENPLTMDQIVKVLPKDGGYHYLASPYSKHPNGLHAADWEMKRVAGFFLRNGVPVFSPVVHSHGVAFGAGIDPFSHDIWIPLDRPLMDAAASLVVVMLKTWETSKGVGIEIEEFERAGKPVLFVDPHYSGWLDVEMARIVETFPDRIIDEFGESK; this is encoded by the coding sequence ATGCCCCTGTCGTTGATAGGCACCCGAGAAAATCCACTGACGATGGATCAGATCGTCAAAGTCCTGCCGAAGGACGGAGGCTATCATTATCTTGCGTCGCCGTATTCGAAGCATCCGAACGGGCTTCACGCCGCCGACTGGGAAATGAAGCGCGTCGCCGGCTTCTTTCTGCGGAACGGCGTCCCGGTGTTCTCGCCTGTCGTCCACAGCCATGGCGTCGCATTCGGAGCCGGCATCGATCCGTTCTCGCACGACATCTGGATCCCGCTGGATCGTCCGCTGATGGACGCCGCGGCGTCGCTGGTCGTCGTGATGCTGAAGACGTGGGAAACGTCGAAGGGCGTCGGCATCGAGATCGAGGAATTCGAGCGAGCCGGCAAGCCGGTGCTGTTCGTCGATCCGCACTATAGCGGCTGGCTGGACGTCGAAATGGCGCGGATCGTCGAGACGTTTCCGGATCGGATCATCGACGAATTCGGGGAATCGAAATGA